One part of the Glycine max cultivar Williams 82 chromosome 14, Glycine_max_v4.0, whole genome shotgun sequence genome encodes these proteins:
- the LOC100790632 gene encoding phosphatidylinositol 4-phosphate 5-kinase 1 — protein MREGDVAPALASPSPPVVVAGRSRSQGFTTRRVTPATAVDGSSAVERVLPNGDFYAGRFSGNVPHGSGKYLWTDGCMYEGEWKRGKASGKGKFSWPSGATYEGEFKSGRMEGFGTFVGSDGDTYRGSWSSDRKHGFGQKRYANGDLYEGWWKRNVQDGHGRYVWKNGNEYVGEWKNGVINGKGALLWANGNRYEGLWENGVPKGHGVMKIHHRLLWGENFNVKRFSVDGRGSVNNDKSFPRICIWESEGEAGDITCDIIDNVEASMFYRDGTTSDCEEKETRRNPCFSSEVKRPGETVSKGHKNYELMLNLQLGIRYTVGKEASTLRELKQSDFDPKEKFWTRFPAEGSKLTPPHQSAEFRWKDYCPVVFRHLRKLFQVDPADYMLAICGNDALRELSSPGKSGSIFYLTQDDRFMIKTVKKSEVKVLIRMLRSYYQHVSRYENSLVTKFYGVHCVKPIGGQKIRFIVMGNLFCSEYPIHRRFDLKGSSHGRTTDKPDEDIDETTTLKDLDLNFVFRVQRNWFQELIKQIERDCEFLEAEKIMDYSLLVGIHFRDDNTCDKMGLSPFLLRTGNRDSYQNEKLMRGYRFLEAELQDRDRVKSGRKSLIRLGANMPARAERVARRSDFDQYTTAGISHLTPYCSGETYDVILYFGIIDILQDYDISKKLEHAYKSLQVDSTSISAVDPKLYSKRFRDFVGRIFIEER, from the exons ATGCGCGAAGGCGACGTCGCGCCGGCGCTGGCGTCTCCGTCGCCGCCGGTGGTGGTTGCCGGCCGGAGCCGGTCGCAGGGCTTCACGACCCGGCGAGTGACGCCTGCAACGGCGGTGGACGGATCCTCCGCCGTGGAGCGTGTTCTCCCCAACGGCGACTTCTACGCCGGGAGATTCTCCGGCAACGTCCCGCACGGATCCGGAAAATACCTCTGGACCGACGGATGCATGTACGAGGGCGAGTGGAAGCGCGGAAAAGCCTCGGGAAAAGGAAAATTCTCGTGGCCTTCAGGCGCGACCTACGAGGGCGAGTTCAAATCGGGACGCATGGAAGGGTTCGGAACCTTCGTCGGATCCGACGGCGACACCTACCGCGGGTCGTGGAGCTCCGACCGAAAACACGGGTTCGGGCAAAAGCGTTACGCGAACGGTGACTTATACGAAGGCTGGTGGAAGCGCAACGTGCAAGACGGTCACGGCCGTTACGTCTGGAAGAACGGGAACGAGTACGTCGGGGAGTGGAAGAACGGCGTGATTAACGGCAAGGGAGCCCTACTCTGGGCCAACGGAAACCGTTACGAGGGGTTGTGGGAGAACGGGGTCCCCAAGGGGCACGGCGTTATGAAGATTCATCACCGTTTGCTCTGGGGTGAGAATTTTAACGTGAAGCGGTTTTCGGTTGACGGAAGAGGGAGCGTTAATAACGATAAGAGTTTCCCCAGGATTTGTATTTGGGAGTCGGAGGGTGAAGCTGGTGACATCACGTGCGATATTATCGATAATGTGGAAGCGTCGATGTTTTACCGCGACGGAACGACGTCGGATTGTGAAGAGAAAGAGACGAGGAGGAACCCTTGTTTCTCTAGCGAGGTGAAGAGACCCGGGGAAACCGTTTCAAAAGGGCATAAGAATTATGAGTTGATGCTTAATTTGCAATTGGGGATAAG GTACACTGTTGGGAAGGAGGCTTCGACGTTGCGAGAGCTCAAGCAGAGTGATTTTGATCCGAAGGAGAAGTTCTGGACTAGGTTTCCGGCTGAGGGGTCGAAGCTTACGCCGCCACATCAGTCCGCGGAGTTTCGATGGAAGGATTACTGTCCTGTGGTGTTCAG GCATTTGAGGAAGCTATTTCAGGTGGATCCTGCTGATTACATGTTGGCTATATGTGGGAATGATGCTCTTCGGGAGCTTTCGTCTCCCGGAAAAAGTGGAAGCATCTTCTACTTGACCCAGGATGATAGATTCATGATAAAGACAGTGAAGAAATCTGAAGTCAAG GTGCTTATTCGGATGCTTCGGAGTTATTACCAGCATGTGTCTCGATATGAGAATTCACTCGTGACCAAATTCTATGGGGTGCACTGTGTCAAGCCAATTGGAGGCCAGAAG ATCCGGTTCATTGTGATGGGCAATCTTTTCTGCTCCGAATATCCAATTCATAGACGATTCGATTTGAAAGGATCTTCACATGGCCGCACCACAGATAAACCTGATGAGGACATTGATGAAACAACCACCCTCAAGGACCTTGATCTCAACTTTGTTTTTCGTGTACAAAGAAATTGGTTCCAGGAACTCATCAA ACAAATTGAGCGGGACTGTGAGTTCTTGGAAGCCGAGAAAATTATGGATTACAGTCTTTTGGTTGGCATTCATTTTCGTGATGATAATACATGTGACAAAATGGGATTGTCACCTTTTCTTTTACGCACTG GCAATCGGGATTCTTATCAGAATGAAAAGTTGATGCGTGGTTATCGCTTTCTTGAAGCAGAGCTACAGGATAGAGATCGTGTTAAATCTGGAAG GAAATCATTAATCAGGCTAGGAGCCAATATGCCTGCAAGAGCGGAGCGAGTGGCCCGGAGGAGTGATTTCGATCAATACACTACTGCTGGAATCAGCCATTTGACCCCTTATTGCAGTGGGGAGACTTACGATGTCATTCTATACTTTGGGATTATTGACATTTTGCAAGATTATGATATCAGCAAAAAGCTTGAGCATGCTTACAAGTCCTTGCAAGTTGACTCTACTTCAATTTCTGCTGTTGATCCAAAGCTCTACTCGAAGAGGTTTCGTGATTTTGTTGGGAGAATATTCATTGAAGAGAGGTAG